Within the Paramormyrops kingsleyae isolate MSU_618 chromosome 2, PKINGS_0.4, whole genome shotgun sequence genome, the region AGATCACATGGGAGCAAGACCCTGTGCAAATGTCCAACTTCCTGTAGCAATTATAAAGGCAGTTCCATTTCATAAAGCACGTTTTCATGAACATCAGCTGGATTAAAAGCAACTTCAGTTATattccccaaaaaaaaaaaaaacacacaccacaCAACCAGTGCCATAGATCAAATACTCAGCAAGATTCTCAGTGACAGTGGAAGAAATCATTCACAATGACAATGAACATCACAAAAGCCTGGTAAGAGTTCCCTCTAACCCTGAGGTTATGGAACACAGTTCAACTCTGCACCAATTAGGAAAGAGTAGTTGGGGGGAATTTTACATTATATAAATGAGATATATCCATATATCCTTGACACTTTGACATTACAAGAGAAGCTGGATCTGTCCACTAGGTGGTCACTGCAATTCTGGGTTCCTGTCAAGGTTGGCCAGCACCAAGCCAGTGGCCATGTCAAGCAACAGTGACAGACATTAAAGATGAGCCATGCAGAGCCAGGCACAGGTCACATTTCCACTAGCTGGCTCTGGAGACACGATGGAGGTCATCCAAATGATCAGCTGAAGAGGTGTGGAGCAGAAGAGTGGAATGCATGCTACACCAGTGATACTGGAGTACAGTTTTACAGTTAACACTCCATCTGCTGCATGACAAATCATTGAGGAGAAAAAAAGTACCACAACTGTTTTGCAGAAAAGCAAGATCCTCCTTTTATCCTGTGCTTACAGCAACTTGCCTGTTGCCTTCCCATTTGTCAGCATGCATAGCTGGCGTTTACTCTTGCGACAAACCTACTGATACTGCATTGGCTTTAATAAGAAAAGCCGCAAAACGATTATTCAAACCTAACTGTAAGGTTTCAAGAGTCAAAACAAGTTTCACCCAAAGAATCTAGGTGCACACTGGGAGGGAAGGAGATCTGGAATGTGCACATGCCCCACCCCTCCAAAAGCAAGGAGTCAGACTTCTGCCATGACCAGAAAGGCTGCACAGCCATGACAACAGTGACCTGGACTTTGAGACATGCAGATAAAGGTAAATGCCACTAAATACAGAATCTAACTGTATCCACAAAGGCAGGAGCTACAGAAAATTGGGcagaataccccccccccaccccccacagcaATCATTACACAGAAACCCCATCATTTACCTGCAACCCTGCGCTTCGGGGGAATCCGGTCATCAGCATAGTCTCTCTTAAAGCTCTCCACGGGAGACACCCGGTCTGAGCTGGGGTACAGCGACGCGTGCCACTTCTCCGGGTCCCACACGCCGTCACTAGGGTGAAACAATGTTAGTGACTGCCCCAAGGACCAGGTGCTGATCTACCCAACTGCTCATTATGCATCCTATGATACATTGGGCTGTCAGGCAGGCTGGCCATTTCTGCAAGGGCACCAGATTGACGGCTGTGCGTTCTGCTGACCTGTTAGCCAAACTACTGCACAGTGCAGATCGGCACTAAAGCAACTGGTATCTAGAGATATCTGTCAGGGGAGGTCCTCAGTAGGCAGTAAAGCCAAAACAGTCCGAGGGCTTGAGTCACATAATGGAAGGCTAGCATcaccacatcaccccccccccccccccccccccaaggcagaAAACCACaaataggcaacaggtgaacTATTGGATCTTGGAAAAGCATGTACATAGTCTAGGCAAGTACTCAAATACGATtttcaataaataaaaccaCCATTTTACCTGTCATACTTCTCGGAAAGGCATTCCGGCCTCTCATTGGAACATGGAAGCCCCCTTATTTCCAAAAGCCTCTCCTATAAAACAACATAACAGGATGTACGCTTAAACAGGCACTcacagggaacaaaacatcCAAAGCAGAGTGAGCCCAGGTCCTCACCTTGGTGTACCGGTAACAGGGTGCCATTCCTTCCCTCACCAGCTCTGTGGAGGCCTCACCATTCTCCTGCTCTTCTACACAGTCACCTTTCTCCATGGCTGTTGTAGAAGGCCAAACCAAATTGGTAGCTTCTGTGTGAATAATAGAATCTAAAATGAAGAgtacttttacatttaaaaaaaagacagcACAAGATTTTCACATCACGCTGGGTTAGATACGCATTTGCAAGGTAGACAGAGCCTGAAAAGCGAGTGAGCAGAGAATTTAACACCAAAGAGAAGGAAGCGTGCTTAATTGGTGAACGCCACTTTCCGTGGCTAGTAGGTTAATTTAGCTTGTAAAGAGCGTCGTAGTTTGCTGTGCTGCACTACAAGGCTTCCCAACCAAAGCACCCTCGATCTCTGCCGCCGTCTGGCAGCAATGCTCGCAGCACACGTGCGAACATTAAGGTAATAAACAAGACTTCGATCAAACCGGTTCAAGCGCAGGTTTGAGATTACACTTCGGCCGTCAGCTGTTCCCTTCGGCACACGACTCGGGCGGGCACGGTACCGGACTGCCCTTACCGACTGGAGCCTAGTCTTCatttaacatttcatttaatttgatGGCCCAGTAAGGGAACTGAGTGCCCAACAGAAACACCACATACAGCCTGGACGACTGGAAGCTTACTTTTCCTGGCACCTATGGCCAGGCATACGGGCCCCTAGAATGGCTGGGCATCTCAACGGGTTTACGCAAACACGGCACTGGTGTCCGGGCTGATGGCTTCGCGGGCCAGCAACCGGCCCGGCCGGGGATGCCGGAAAAAGTCTTCCCCCGGGCTGTACGCTCCGCTGCCCTAGGAACCGAGGCCGTGGACCCATTAATGTGTAACAAAATAAAGAGCTAGCAAAGGAGCCGGCCCTCTCCGGACGGCCCCACACACCCCTGGCGCACGTAGCTAAATGAGCTCGTTAGATACCCGCAGCAACAACAACGCAGTATCTATGCGGCTTTCCCGGCAGAACTCAGcgcggggccgggccccagatGCTGTAAGCAGACTAAATTAACCTGACGCCAACCAAGTGTCCAAAGCTACCTCGGGTTTGTCGTTACGGTCTCAGGTTCGTCTTTCTCTTCCAGTCGTACAGCAGCAATTTTCTTCAGATATCTCACTGCTTCTGGGAGAAGGTCCCCGGCGCGATTATATACAGCCCAGTCGCGCCTTATCTAGCACCTCCGGGAAGTCGCATATAAAAAGCCGGCGGCTTCATCAAATTATTAATGTCGCAGAACGTTCACATATAAAATATTCGATTTAGATACAGATACTATTTTAAACACAACGACTGTGATTTTTAAGTCTCATACGAAGGACCATTGGGCAAAATTCATAGACACCTAAATATGGCGGCAAACTCTCACTGTCACTTCCGGTTCTCACTTTGTCCCAAATCGCCACCTATCGTCTACGTGCTGGGAGACAGATATTTTAAGGGTGTCCCATTTCTTTACACTTTACACAGAAGTGCTCTAgacttgtttgtttatttagcagaaaaGGCGGAAACGCTTTTTCGTGGGTGTTGTGCgctacatacacacgcatatttTTATTTAGACGTACACTATTTCCACAAAATTGCAAGTTATATCACACTTCATCACATGGTAGTTAAATGTCTGGCAAGTATTTTGGCGTCCATTGTAACAGTGTAATAattttacaaacattttatgttttatgtacGCCAGGGGCGTCGCTATAACTGTTTTCGAGGGTATTTAATATTCTCTTTAGCCTTCCGAATAAATGTACACTAATTAATGAACTAAATAATGAATTTTATATAGACTACTCAACTAAATCATTATAAAATGTACCAGGTGTTGCTGGTAAATGATAAttgtaattttatatttgatttttaCTGGGACTAGCGTAGTTGCTGCGCCAGTCGCAGTGTCACAAACGGCGACGTTCATCTTTGATATAGTGCACAACGACTTaaagtatttttgtttttgtcacaCTTCAGCGATTAAATTAgttaatctatttttttttaaatgcttataTATATCGATAAACTGCATCGTTATATATAACGGATAGGGGGGCGGGTGACGGGTGACATCGATCTCTATCTATATTAAAAGTACAGCAATGAAACAAAATGCTACGTTACAAGCATAGGAAGAAAGCATACAAAACTGTATGGAGATAATGAGTACTttggatataattgttttaaGCAGTACTTTATATAAGAGATTATACAGAGATACTCCGATAGATCGGCAGCCGATTTAAATCGATCGATTTTCAGTCTTAAACGCTTTAATTTGACCTATCCCAAATACCGATTTTTAGGATGACGTACAATATACATGTGCGTTGATGACTTAAAATATGTGGATTAAGTTTAAAACACAGCAGCGGCATTATGTCATCTCAGATCTGGCAGTTTTAACAGATATCTATTAAAGATGAAAGATTTGCGATTTGCAACATATGTGCAAAAGAAGTTGCTCGCGGAAGATCATCTACTAAGGAATTCATCGCTACGAACCTTATTAGACATTTGCGTCTTCACCGAGATGAGTACGTACGAGTAATATGAAAATCCGAGTTTATCGATCTTTGTGCTTCACGTACACGTGTGGAGTGGAAGTGGTTGCTCAGTACAGCTGCACAAATCTTGAATAAGAAGAGGAATAGACTCTCCAAAATGCAGAGATGCTTatacttattttttaaaaaagcaagcctcttaattttgtttttattttttattaccatatttaacattaaaagaTCAGGGAAAAAATTAACAACAGAAGTATGCTGTTTTtattgtgtgtttatttatattactttatttagtaTGGAAAGAGTTAAGCACTCCAAAACGAAGCGGCAGTTCTGACACAATGGAATCGGTTAAAAACTCTGATCGAAGCATCTCTATTTGTTTCCATTTCTATGATACGAATCTCTGTTAGATCTCAGCCCCTTgcgcactttttttttttagcaattttTCAAAGTTATGCAGTGGGTGGCGTTTACCTCAGAGTTAAGATACACAGCATCAATATACATTGTCTGTATACAGCAATTAAATGTACATATACTGATGGGAACCATCTTAACGTTAATTTTGACAGATAAGTCTGAAAgacctaaaataaaaataaaaaactaaaccTCCCGGACAGCCGACGTAGCACACAAACTCGATTCAAGTTAGTTTGCAGGTGTCAAACGCCGCTGGGATCCACGGTAACGCAATTTCCGGCTGAGTTCATGCAGTCCGCACAGGGAGTTTTTCATACATGATGTTCTTGAAATGATAAACATGCGGTGTATATTTAGTCTCTTGTAAGAAATAATTTTAACACCCAGCTTCTTCGTTCCCCCTCGTTCATTTCGCTGTTAATGGCTTTTCAGTGTCACGGCAATCGGATGGGTTGTGCAGGCGGACGTTGCTGTGCAGTCGCCTGCGGAATCTGCGCAAACGTGCTTAGTGACGTCAATTCCGGTGGAGACCGCTCAGTTTACAAAGCGGGATAGATGTGTACTCAGACACAATGTACGCCTGACGGCGGACGGTATTAAATGCTTACGCCTGTTGGACTGGAGCGCTGTCCACGCTTCGCGATTCTGTACTGTTTTTAATAATGCAAAATTTAATAAGTATTGCACTGTACAAATCGAAAGACTGCATATGGCTTTGTGTAACTGTATTAATACGCATATTATAATATGATTCACATCCTTAATATAACCTTTTCATACTTAAACGTGAGATTTTGACAGGAGTAGCTGTAGGGGATAATTAAGTAACATAGCTTCAGAGGTGCCGGTAAGGGACATAAATCCAACTCGTATGTTTTCTTGTTCACTTAATGTGCAAAACAAAACGATCAAAAAAGATGTATAATTCAATAATAAACGACCAACCTCCACCACCTAAAGACTGACAGTTTTCAGAGAAAGTAAGACCTGCAAGTACAGCGACGCATTGGTCGTAGACAATAAGGGACGCTGTTGAAATAAAAGATTACGAGGGCTTTGGTGGTACTAGCTAGAAGATGTCTGGGACAACCTGCGGGGGAGGTCATCACCATTTTTCTTATATGCATCCATTTTGTCAGGGACATTTTTTGAGGATACAATTTCTATACGCAAACAATCTATTTCAAGATGTATTTCATTTGTTGCATTTTTAACGCCTATAAATTCAGATGCAATGTTTATAAAACCTGTATTTTCACTGGGCGAGTCGTTCTGTGCGAGCGCAGCGACGTGTGTATGTGTCGATGGGGGAGGGGAGCCGctcaggggagggggcacagaaAAAAAGGCTGGGATGTGAATTCTCATATGAGACGAGGGGAAACAGGAAGATCTCGGCTCGGCGGAGCGACGCGCAGCCGACTGTCGGCTTTTCAGCTGGCGCCCTCAGCTCCACTCGCCGACTCTGGCATGCGGTGAAAATGCATTGCCGTCGTCCCTCAGAGGAAAAATACAAGAAGCAGCGACACCCCCTCCCTTTAAACAAAGGTCAAAGTTCACAGGAAGCTGGGGGGCTGCCATTTTTCCCGTGCAAACATTTTAGATGCAAAAGAGCTGAAGAGTGGTGGTCGCCGTGCGTGTTTACTGTGTAGATTTTTAAAGTtttctcccccacccccctcccgcTCGCAGACGCGCCCGTCCGTGGATGAAGACGACATGGAGAGGGTAGCGGAGCAGCCGTGGAATTCGTCCTACACCTACCAGGTGAGCAAGCACAGCGCCGAGATGCTGCACAACCTCAACGCGCAGAGAAAAGATGGAGGCCGCTTCTGCGACGTGGTGCTGCGCGTCGGCGAGGAGAGCTTCCCGGCGCACAGGGCGGTGCTGGCGGCCTGCAGCGAGTACTTCGAGTCTGTATTCAGCTGCCAGGCGGAGGACGGCGAGACCAAGGAGCTGGAGATGCACACCATCAGCCCCAAAGTTTTTAAGGACATCCTGGACTTCGCGTACACCTCCAGGATCGTGGTGCGCCTGGAGTGTTTCCCCGAGCTGATGACTGCCGCCAAGTTCCTGCTGATGCGCTCGGTCATCGAGATTTGCCAGGAGGTGATCAAGCAGTCCAACGTGCAGATCCTGGTCCCGCCTACGCGGGGGGACCTCAGCCTGTTCCGCACGGCGCCGGCCGCCGATCTGGGTTACCCCGTCCCCCTGGACATGTCCAACGGCGCGGCACTGCTGGCCAACGGCTCCGCCTTCGGGAGCAACGGGCAGACCCACGACGTGGATGGCGCCCATGCTCCCGGGTCGGTGCTGTCTGGCGGCGGCTCCCAATCTGCCCTGTCGGCGCTACACGCCGTCGACAGGCCGCCGGGGACGCAGGCGGAGCTAGCCGGGAACCCGTTTCAGGGTACCGTTAAGCGAGGCAGAGGACGGCCGAAGAAGGTGCCGACCATGGAGCCGGTGCTGTTCAACCACACCGCGCACAAGGAACACGGCGTTTACCCCTGCGGCGTGTGCGGGAAGGTGTTCACCGAGGCCGTGCGCTTGCGGAACCACGAAGCGCAGCACGCTGCGTCCAGCGCCGCCGGGAACGCGGCGTCGGCGGCCGTGGGCGTGGGCGGCCCCGGGCTGCTGGCCCACCCCCAGCCCGGGCTGCTGGAGAACGGCGTGGTGCTGCACGTCGCCGCCGACGGCGGCCGCAAGCGGGAGCGGACGAGGCGCCACGTCGGCTGCGACATATGCGGGAAGGTGTTTCGGGACGTATATCACCTGAACCGCCACAAGCTGTCACACTCCGGCGAGAAGCCGTACGCCTGTCCGGTGTGCGGGCTGCGCTTCAAGCGCAAGGACAGGATGTCCTACCATGTGCGCTCCCACGACGGCTCGGTGGGAAAGCCGTACGTCTGCCACAGCTGCGGGAAGGGCTTTTCCAGGTAAGTGCCGGCGGCCGGGCTCAGCTTTGTGCGCTTTTACACGCACTGTGATCCGTGAAGTCTTGTCGGTTCCCCTGCTGTGCGTTTGACCAAGAAATATGCATGCGTTTGAATGGAGGATTATCAGGTTCATGCCGAAATGCACACGGCGTGACGCAGCCACGGGGCCACGTGTGGGGCTGTCAGAGTCAGCAGTTCCTGCCGTCTTGGTGGCATCGCAATTGGGGCCCACTGATGCGAGCCTTGTCGCCAGGGATGTGCTGGCTGcttccagtgtgtgtgtgtgtgtgtgtgtgtgtgtctcagtgggATAGCAATATGTTGACTTGCTGTGGGCAATTTACACCAGGGATGGAGGTGACGCTGTACTGACAGAATGCTGTCCTCTGTGTTTTTCGGGCGAGATGTAAACAGGGAGAGTGAATTCTGTCACCTTTAATGTGTCAGAGGGTCTAAAAGTCCCTTCAGCTCCATTCAATATATGAACAACTCTGTCTTTTACGAGCAAGCGG harbors:
- the patz1 gene encoding POZ-, AT hook-, and zinc finger-containing protein 1 isoform X3 — translated: MERVAEQPWNSSYTYQVSKHSAEMLHNLNAQRKDGGRFCDVVLRVGEESFPAHRAVLAACSEYFESVFSCQAEDGETKELEMHTISPKVFKDILDFAYTSRIVVRLECFPELMTAAKFLLMRSVIEICQEVIKQSNVQILVPPTRGDLSLFRTAPAADLGYPVPLDMSNGAALLANGSAFGSNGQTHDVDGAHAPGSVLSGGGSQSALSALHAVDRPPGTQAELAGNPFQGTVKRGRGRPKKVPTMEPVLFNHTAHKEHGVYPCGVCGKVFTEAVRLRNHEAQHAASSAAGNAASAAVGVGGPGLLAHPQPGLLENGVVLHVAADGGRKRERTRRHVGCDICGKVFRDVYHLNRHKLSHSGEKPYACPVCGLRFKRKDRMSYHVRSHDGSVGKPYVCHSCGKGFSRPDHLNGHIKQVHTSERPHKCQVSTSGGGVATCPEPLKICNASFATRDRLRSHLACHEDKIPCQVCGKFLRAAYMTDHLKKHSEGPHNYCAICNKDLCTSRRLLVAFPEAEGRFRGLAGPPVLPPPCPPSLSLQPELLLGKPGGAPYFWECRAAGAPGFPPQGPPADGQEDVSKCPHQDSGSSDTSFGELSDVGELKSQRKGPDAGLSGFPCPGGGAGSTGGGGKAKADSEKKHPCSDCGQAFRSKSYLNKHLQRVHGGAQKGLPGAGATLGDLPPSLGSPFSPQQNMSLLESFGFQIVQSAFASSLADTEAGHSSMGMGGK
- the patz1 gene encoding POZ-, AT hook-, and zinc finger-containing protein 1 isoform X4 yields the protein MERVAEQPWNSSYTYQVSKHSAEMLHNLNAQRKDGGRFCDVVLRVGEESFPAHRAVLAACSEYFESVFSCQAEDGETKELEMHTISPKVFKDILDFAYTSRIVVRLECFPELMTAAKFLLMRSVIEICQEVIKQSNVQILVPPTRGDLSLFRTAPAADLGYPVPLDMSNGAALLANGSAFGSNGQTHDVDGAHAPGSVLSGGGSQSALSALHAVDRPPGTQAELAGNPFQGTVKRGRGRPKKVPTMEPVLFNHTAHKEHGVYPCGVCGKVFTEAVRLRNHEAQHAASSAAGNAASAAVGVGGPGLLAHPQPGLLENGVVLHVAADGGRKRERTRRHVGCDICGKVFRDVYHLNRHKLSHSGEKPYACPVCGLRFKRKDRMSYHVRSHDGSVGKPYVCHSCGKGFSRPDHLNGHIKQVHTSERPHKCQVSTSGGGVATCPEPLKICNASFATRDRLRSHLACHEDKIPCQVCGKFLRAAYMTDHLKKHSEGPHNYCAICNKGFSTASYLKVHVKTHHGTPLLPAATAHPFPEPRESQTHNGAPYHSGRPCAVEDGQEDVSKCPHQDSGSSDTSFGELSDVGELKSQRKGPDAGLSGFPCPGGGAGSTGGGGKAKADSEKKHPCSDCGQAFRSKSYLNKHLQRVHGGAQKGLPGAGATLGDLPPSLGSPFSPQQNMSLLESFGFQIVQSAFASSLADTEAGHSSMGMGGK
- the patz1 gene encoding POZ-, AT hook-, and zinc finger-containing protein 1 isoform X5: MERVAEQPWNSSYTYQVSKHSAEMLHNLNAQRKDGGRFCDVVLRVGEESFPAHRAVLAACSEYFESVFSCQAEDGETKELEMHTISPKVFKDILDFAYTSRIVVRLECFPELMTAAKFLLMRSVIEICQEVIKQSNVQILVPPTRGDLSLFRTAPAADLGYPVPLDMSNGAALLANGSAFGSNGQTHDVDGAHAPGSVLSGGGSQSALSALHAVDRPPGTQAELAGNPFQGTVKRGRGRPKKVPTMEPVLFNHTAHKEHGVYPCGVCGKVFTEAVRLRNHEAQHAASSAAGNAASAAVGVGGPGLLAHPQPGLLENGVVLHVAADGGRKRERTRRHVGCDICGKVFRDVYHLNRHKLSHSGEKPYACPVCGLRFKRKDRMSYHVRSHDGSVGKPYVCHSCGKGFSRPDHLNGHIKQVHTSERPHKCQICNASFATRDRLRSHLACHEDKIPCQVCGKFLRAAYMTDHLKKHSEGPHNYCAICNKGFSTASYLKVHVKTHHGTPLLPAATAHPFPEPRESQTHNGAPYHSGRPCAVEDGQEDVSKCPHQDSGSSDTSFGELSDVGELKSQRKGPDAGLSGFPCPGGGAGSTGGGGKAKADSEKKHPCSDCGQAFRSKSYLNKHLQRVHGGAQKGLPGAGATLGDLPPSLGSPFSPQQNMSLLESFGFQIVQSAFASSLADTEAGHSSMGMGGK
- the patz1 gene encoding POZ-, AT hook-, and zinc finger-containing protein 1 isoform X7 produces the protein MERVAEQPWNSSYTYQVSKHSAEMLHNLNAQRKDGGRFCDVVLRVGEESFPAHRAVLAACSEYFESVFSCQAEDGETKELEMHTISPKVFKDILDFAYTSRIVVRLECFPELMTAAKFLLMRSVIEICQEVIKQSNVQILVPPTRGDLSLFRTAPAADLGYPVPLDMSNGAALLANGSAFGSNGQTHDVDGAHAPGSVLSGGGSQSALSALHAVDRPPGTQAELAGNPFQGTVKRGRGRPKKVPTMEPVLFNHTAHKEHGVYPCGVCGKVFTEAVRLRNHEAQHAASSAAGNAASAAVGVGGPGLLAHPQPGLLENGVVLHVAADGGRKRERTRRHVGCDICGKVFRDVYHLNRHKLSHSGEKPYACPVCGLRFKRKDRMSYHVRSHDGSVGKPYVCHSCGKGFSRPDHLNGHIKQVHTSERPHKCQICNASFATRDRLRSHLACHEDKIPCQVCGKFLRAAYMTDHLKKHSEGPHNYCAICNKDGQEDVSKCPHQDSGSSDTSFGELSDVGELKSQRKGPDAGLSGFPCPGGGAGSTGGGGKAKADSEKKHPCSDCGQAFRSKSYLNKHLQRVHGGAQKGLPGAGATLGDLPPSLGSPFSPQQNMSLLESFGFQIVQSAFASSLADTEAGHSSMGMGGK
- the patz1 gene encoding POZ-, AT hook-, and zinc finger-containing protein 1 isoform X1; the protein is MERVAEQPWNSSYTYQVSKHSAEMLHNLNAQRKDGGRFCDVVLRVGEESFPAHRAVLAACSEYFESVFSCQAEDGETKELEMHTISPKVFKDILDFAYTSRIVVRLECFPELMTAAKFLLMRSVIEICQEVIKQSNVQILVPPTRGDLSLFRTAPAADLGYPVPLDMSNGAALLANGSAFGSNGQTHDVDGAHAPGSVLSGGGSQSALSALHAVDRPPGTQAELAGNPFQGTVKRGRGRPKKVPTMEPVLFNHTAHKEHGVYPCGVCGKVFTEAVRLRNHEAQHAASSAAGNAASAAVGVGGPGLLAHPQPGLLENGVVLHVAADGGRKRERTRRHVGCDICGKVFRDVYHLNRHKLSHSGEKPYACPVCGLRFKRKDRMSYHVRSHDGSVGKPYVCHSCGKGFSRPDHLNGHIKQVHTSERPHKCQVSTSGGGVATCPEPLKICNASFATRDRLRSHLACHEDKIPCQVCGKFLRAAYMTDHLKKHSEGPHNYCAICNKGFSTASYLKVHVKTHHGTPLLPAATAHPFPEPRESQTHNGAPYHSGRPCAVEDLCTSRRLLVAFPEAEGRFRGLAGPPVLPPPCPPSLSLQPELLLGKPGGAPYFWECRAAGAPGFPPQGPPADGQEDVSKCPHQDSGSSDTSFGELSDVGELKSQRKGPDAGLSGFPCPGGGAGSTGGGGKAKADSEKKHPCSDCGQAFRSKSYLNKHLQRVHGGAQKGLPGAGATLGDLPPSLGSPFSPQQNMSLLESFGFQIVQSAFASSLADTEAGHSSMGMGGK
- the patz1 gene encoding POZ-, AT hook-, and zinc finger-containing protein 1 isoform X2, with the protein product MERVAEQPWNSSYTYQVSKHSAEMLHNLNAQRKDGGRFCDVVLRVGEESFPAHRAVLAACSEYFESVFSCQAEDGETKELEMHTISPKVFKDILDFAYTSRIVVRLECFPELMTAAKFLLMRSVIEICQEVIKQSNVQILVPPTRGDLSLFRTAPAADLGYPVPLDMSNGAALLANGSAFGSNGQTHDVDGAHAPGSVLSGGGSQSALSALHAVDRPPGTQAELAGNPFQGTVKRGRGRPKKVPTMEPVLFNHTAHKEHGVYPCGVCGKVFTEAVRLRNHEAQHAASSAAGNAASAAVGVGGPGLLAHPQPGLLENGVVLHVAADGGRKRERTRRHVGCDICGKVFRDVYHLNRHKLSHSGEKPYACPVCGLRFKRKDRMSYHVRSHDGSVGKPYVCHSCGKGFSRPDHLNGHIKQVHTSERPHKCQICNASFATRDRLRSHLACHEDKIPCQVCGKFLRAAYMTDHLKKHSEGPHNYCAICNKGFSTASYLKVHVKTHHGTPLLPAATAHPFPEPRESQTHNGAPYHSGRPCAVEDLCTSRRLLVAFPEAEGRFRGLAGPPVLPPPCPPSLSLQPELLLGKPGGAPYFWECRAAGAPGFPPQGPPADGQEDVSKCPHQDSGSSDTSFGELSDVGELKSQRKGPDAGLSGFPCPGGGAGSTGGGGKAKADSEKKHPCSDCGQAFRSKSYLNKHLQRVHGGAQKGLPGAGATLGDLPPSLGSPFSPQQNMSLLESFGFQIVQSAFASSLADTEAGHSSMGMGGK
- the patz1 gene encoding POZ-, AT hook-, and zinc finger-containing protein 1 isoform X6, translating into MERVAEQPWNSSYTYQVSKHSAEMLHNLNAQRKDGGRFCDVVLRVGEESFPAHRAVLAACSEYFESVFSCQAEDGETKELEMHTISPKVFKDILDFAYTSRIVVRLECFPELMTAAKFLLMRSVIEICQEVIKQSNVQILVPPTRGDLSLFRTAPAADLGYPVPLDMSNGAALLANGSAFGSNGQTHDVDGAHAPGSVLSGGGSQSALSALHAVDRPPGTQAELAGNPFQGTVKRGRGRPKKVPTMEPVLFNHTAHKEHGVYPCGVCGKVFTEAVRLRNHEAQHAASSAAGNAASAAVGVGGPGLLAHPQPGLLENGVVLHVAADGGRKRERTRRHVGCDICGKVFRDVYHLNRHKLSHSGEKPYACPVCGLRFKRKDRMSYHVRSHDGSVGKPYVCHSCGKGFSRPDHLNGHIKQVHTSERPHKCQVSTSGGGVATCPEPLKICNASFATRDRLRSHLACHEDKIPCQVCGKFLRAAYMTDHLKKHSEGPHNYCAICNKDGQEDVSKCPHQDSGSSDTSFGELSDVGELKSQRKGPDAGLSGFPCPGGGAGSTGGGGKAKADSEKKHPCSDCGQAFRSKSYLNKHLQRVHGGAQKGLPGAGATLGDLPPSLGSPFSPQQNMSLLESFGFQIVQSAFASSLADTEAGHSSMGMGGK